AGCCATACTATCCCAGGAAGGATTCAAAATTGAGATTGCCAAAAACGGCTATGAAGCTGTGCGCATAATAAATCGTCAGCAAATCCACATAGCCTTTATAGAAGACACTCTCAAAGGAAAAAACGGGATGGAAATTCTGGATTATCATCATAGTCTTGGGCTTTCTTTTCCTGTGATCATAGTTGCCAGAGAACCATCTGTTGAAAAGGCTGTAAAAGCTATGCAACAGGGAGCATATAACTATCTTGCCTACGATGCGATTGATATTCCGGACTCTATTATTAAGGCAGTAAAAGACGGATGCTACTGTAGCGAAAAAGCTATTTCAATCTCATTACCCGAAGTTTCAGAAGATTCGCAACAACAGGAAGAAATTCAATTCTTTGAAGAACTCGTGGGGACTAGTGCTCCAATGAAAAGGCTTTACCGGCTGATAGACCGAGTGGCCCAATCTGATGTAACTGTTCTTATCACCGGGGAAAGCGGGACAGGAAAAGAACTGGTTGCTCACTCAATACATCGCAGAAGCAATCGTCGCAACAAACCTTTTGTGCCTGTAAATTGTGGAGCAATACCTGAAGAACTTCTGGAAAGCGAATTTTTTGGACATGAAAAAGGGGCTTTTTCTGGAGCCATCCGAACAAAGATTGGTAGATTTGAACTGGCTAACGGAGGCACTATATTTCTCGATGAAATCGGGGAAATGAAGTTACCCCTTCAGGTAAAGCTCTTGAGATTTCTTCAGGAACATAAATTTGAGCGAGTTGGAGGGCTTAAGACGATAGAAGTTGATGTTCGAGTCATCGCCGCTACGAACAAGGATTTATGGAAAGCCGTTCAGGAAGGGATTTTCAGGGAGGACCTTTTTTACAGAATAAACGTTGTGCCCATTCACATCCCCCCTCTTAGGGAAAGGAAAGAGGACATTCAGCTTTTAGTAGATCACTTTCTCACGCGTTATGCTTCTTCCGAAGATGGTGGACAGAAAAAGATTATAAGTCCTGAAGTGATCGAATGCTTTATGGAGTATCCGTGGCCTGGAAACGTGAGGGAACTCGAAAATATCATTAAGCGTTTGATCATACTTTCAGATGGAGACAAAATTACAGTAGATGATCTTCCTGAGCGCTTTCAACAAAAGAAAGAAAAATCGCAAGATGTTTTCCCATTTGCCAAATTACCCGAAGAGGGCATAGATCTTAAGCAAACTCTCGAAGAACTCGAAAGGCTGTTTATTCAGCAGGCACTGGAAAGAACCGGTGGTGTCAAAAATCAGGCAGCAAAACTCCTGGGGCTTAACAGAACCACACTCATAGAGAAAATGAAAAAACTCGGTTTAAGTTTGTCCACCAAATCAAAAGACTAACAATGGCACTAAAATTGCTAAAGGAAAAACCGGAATTCTGTAATCTAACAGAAGGTCCGTAAAGTGGAAAAAAAGACTCATAGATGGATAAAAATTACACTGTCCTTATTCTTTCGCTTGAAACAGAGGGTACTTGTTTTTTTGTTCCTTATGATTGTGGGATATTTGACAGGAGAATTAGGAATATCACACTGCTATGCAGAAAAAATGGTGGGATTTTCCGTTGAATCAGATATCCAAACGGTGCGTCTTAATTTTGTCATGGATGGGGGTTTTCCCAAAAAGGTGGACACCAAAAATCTGCCCCAAATCAAAGTGTTATTCAAAGATCTACAGGTAGAAGAAAAAGTCAAAAGGAGTCTTGAATCTCCTCCATCTATTGTAAAAAATATAAAAATTACTGAAGGTGAAGAAGGAGTTCTGGAAATTCTGCTTGCAGATCCAAAAGCCCAGCTTGAATATTTGATTCTACCGATTACCAGTGCTGAAAGAACAGGCACATACCGTCTGGTTTTTGACGTTGTAACTTCTAAGGCCTTTATTTCCCAGAAAGAACCACCCCTTGAAAAAATCCTAGAAGAAGAGGCAGCTCGACTTGAAAAACAACCCCTTTCCCCAATGAAGGAAAAGGAAGCTGAAAAATCAAAACCATTTCCGGGAGAAATCCCCTTTGATGAAATATTCTTCGTTGAGGCAAATAAGGCTTATGATCAAAATGAATACAATCGTGCGATAAGTCTTTACAAACGATACATAGAAAGAAACAAGGGTGAACACATCAGTGAAGCCCATTATGGACTTGCAATAAGCCTGTATCGCCTTCACGAAAAAGAATTGGCTCAATTGGGAATTGAAGTAAGCGAGGCACTTCAACAAGCTTTGGACAAGTCACCTAACGATCCTAGAGCTCCCTTAGTTCGATGTTTTCTTGCAAATGTTTTTCTTGAAACAGGCATGACAAAGCGAGCTCAAAACATTATTGAAGAAATCCTAAAAGGCCCATCCCCAAATGACGCAACTTTCTGCGCATGGAAAACTATTGGGAGAATTCACCTTCAAAGGGCTAACTACATTGAAACTATCAAAGCTTTCTATGAAGCAACAAAACTATCCACATCGCCCCAAGATGCAGCAGAGATGTCACTTCTTATGGGGAAAACTCTATCTACAG
The DNA window shown above is from Thermodesulforhabdaceae bacterium and carries:
- a CDS encoding sigma-54 dependent transcriptional regulator yields the protein MVTQQGQTALIACQYDDFTERLKAILSQEGFKIEIAKNGYEAVRIINRQQIHIAFIEDTLKGKNGMEILDYHHSLGLSFPVIIVAREPSVEKAVKAMQQGAYNYLAYDAIDIPDSIIKAVKDGCYCSEKAISISLPEVSEDSQQQEEIQFFEELVGTSAPMKRLYRLIDRVAQSDVTVLITGESGTGKELVAHSIHRRSNRRNKPFVPVNCGAIPEELLESEFFGHEKGAFSGAIRTKIGRFELANGGTIFLDEIGEMKLPLQVKLLRFLQEHKFERVGGLKTIEVDVRVIAATNKDLWKAVQEGIFREDLFYRINVVPIHIPPLRERKEDIQLLVDHFLTRYASSEDGGQKKIISPEVIECFMEYPWPGNVRELENIIKRLIILSDGDKITVDDLPERFQQKKEKSQDVFPFAKLPEEGIDLKQTLEELERLFIQQALERTGGVKNQAAKLLGLNRTTLIEKMKKLGLSLSTKSKD